A genomic window from Gloeocapsa sp. PCC 73106 includes:
- the cas2 gene encoding CRISPR-associated endonuclease Cas2 yields the protein MLVLIVYDIPDDKRRNKLSKFLEGYGTRVQLSVFECFLSLQEMKDLYLKVKKRVKLDEDNVRFYWISGETISRIITIGGEYPEPPPNYYLI from the coding sequence ATGCTCGTCTTGATTGTCTACGATATACCTGATGATAAAAGAAGAAACAAACTCTCAAAGTTTCTTGAGGGTTACGGTACGAGAGTGCAGTTATCTGTTTTTGAGTGTTTTCTCTCGCTCCAAGAGATGAAGGACCTATATCTGAAAGTCAAAAAACGAGTCAAGCTAGATGAAGATAATGTCCGTTTTTACTGGATTAGCGGGGAGACAATTTCGAGGATTATTACCATTGGCGGAGAATATCCTGAACCTCCTCCTAACTATTATTTAATTTAA
- the cas1 gene encoding CRISPR-associated endonuclease Cas1 — MATLYLMEQQTWLHKENQRFVVQINKKEKREILIREINQILLFGNIQITTPAINTCLQEQIIVLFLSQSGQYNGHLWSLEANHLNLEITQIQKHRELAFQLPVCRGIVLGKILNCRQLLLRLNRKRKLKEIEEAIIGIDADLKKAEIVEDIDQLRGYEGVSASRYFPALGKLIVNPDFQFSQRHRQPPTDPVNSLLSFGYTLLFNNVLSLIIAEGLSPYFGNFHYGERKKPYLAFDLMEEFRSPIVDSLVLRLVNTPLVSSEDFEQADNDGVYLSNSARKTFLTNFENRLNQTISHPDQRSPVTYRQVIHLQVRRYKQYLLSGTPYQPFVRST, encoded by the coding sequence ATGGCTACCCTATATCTTATGGAACAACAAACGTGGTTACATAAAGAAAATCAGCGTTTTGTTGTACAAATTAATAAAAAAGAGAAAAGAGAAATTCTCATCAGAGAGATCAATCAGATTTTACTTTTTGGCAATATTCAGATAACTACTCCGGCAATTAATACTTGTTTACAAGAACAAATTATTGTCTTGTTTTTAAGTCAATCAGGGCAATACAACGGACATTTATGGAGTTTAGAGGCTAATCATCTTAACTTGGAAATAACACAAATTCAAAAACATCGTGAATTAGCTTTTCAATTACCAGTTTGTCGGGGGATAGTTTTAGGTAAAATACTAAATTGTCGGCAGCTTTTACTGAGGTTAAATCGCAAGCGCAAGCTGAAAGAGATTGAAGAGGCAATTATAGGTATTGATGCTGACTTAAAAAAAGCAGAAATTGTTGAGGATATAGATCAGTTGCGAGGTTATGAGGGAGTAAGTGCTTCTAGATATTTTCCAGCTTTAGGAAAACTAATTGTTAATCCTGATTTTCAATTTTCTCAACGACATCGTCAACCACCTACCGATCCGGTCAATTCTTTGCTGAGTTTTGGTTATACTTTATTGTTTAATAATGTATTGAGTTTAATTATCGCCGAAGGGCTTTCTCCCTATTTTGGTAATTTTCACTATGGAGAAAGGAAAAAACCATATTTAGCCTTTGATTTGATGGAGGAATTTCGCTCTCCTATCGTCGATTCTCTTGTTCTTAGATTGGTTAATACACCTCTAGTGTCTAGTGAAGATTTTGAACAAGCTGATAATGATGGTGTCTATTTGAGCAATTCAGCTCGAAAAACCTTTTTAACTAATTTTGAAAATCGTCTCAATCAAACTATCTCCCATCCAGATCAGCGATCGCCCGTAACCTACAGACAAGTAATTCATTTACAAGTACGTCGTTATAAACAATATTTACTGTCAGGAACTCCCTATCAACCCTTTGTCAGGAGTACATGA